TGCAAATTGAGACACCGTGATTCACAGCATAAAAATGGATCCATGCTGTTTGATGCAGCCATGGACCCATTGGAAATGGTCAGGTAAGCAGGAGCCGACCAGAGAGTTTTGACAGATGGagtttttttaaagttattgaTTGTAGACTGAAATACCCGGTCATTTTTCTGCCCATTAGTTGAAACTGACAAATATGTTCTGGTGTTTACTTTAAACTGGGCTCTGACTTCAATCAGTTATTAGTCCAAGGTGGATTCCTGCTTTGCTGCAGTGCAGACGCTCCTCTCACTTGCTCTCTGCTtagttgttatttttgttactttttccTACTTGACTCAAACTACAACACATTTAAGGAGGTTTCCTATGACAACTAAATCATTGGGAGGATCATTTATGACAACTCTGGGTTGCAATTATCTACTTTGAACTGCCTTCTGCTACCCACGATGTTAacgcaaacaaaacaataacttaGTGGACTACTGACAGAATTGCACCCTGGACTGCACTATGCCTCTCTTCTCATCAGAATGGATGAAGTGCACAGACTGTCATAAATTGTTACAGAAAATTTCCGTACTCAGAGGCAAGGTTATTTGCACTGGAGAAGTCTTCTGAACTCCACGACACTGACACGCAAATGTCTTCTGCCGGTGAGTTAGTTCATCAGAATTCAACTCGACAAGATTTTAATGGAGAGCTATCTCTAGATGACCAAGACTCACTGAAACAAAACGAGTGAAATCATGTTTTGTGAATGGGATTTCTACCTGCTGGGATAGTCTGGGTGCTAAAGATAAGTGGAGGACTGAATCCCTAAATTTATGGATTCAGTTCAGCCAACTTCAACCTCGGATATCTGGGCATAAACACAGACCACAGTCACCCCGGGCATTACAACtggaaaattaaaacataatgcAGGATTTCGTTGGAAGACAGTTTTTTGTGAATGGAGGGGGATCAACAGGTTCAGCAGACTCTTAGGGCTCAACACGTGGCTCTGCAAAACCTGCGGTCTGAAAGGGATCAATTACATTGATGACTTCAATCTGTTCCGGGCATGTAGGCATCTTTTCAGCACAGATGGCCTCCACCCAGGCAGATCTGGAGTTAAAGTACTAAATGGTCCATTTTTGGATCAGTCTTCAACACCCATCGACCAGGCCTAAGATGATGTGTCCTGACACACGGCTGCCTTGATGCCACGAAGACAAAGCACCACAGCCTCAATGTCAGTGTGTTGACAACCAGCTCATAGATCAGTCTtcactctcccctctctgctgcctcaccCCTTTTGGGATTCACTGTTAACATTGAAGCGCCACTTAACGATGGCATTAACCACCCCCCCAGTCACTGCCATGACGTCTGTAACACCAACCTTGATgataaaacaaaaggagagaacAGCTCTGTCCTGACAGGAGGGCATCAgtctccccccacctcccccctttGGAATATCTCTAAACAAACTAAAGCCCCTTTAGTCTatccctgaaatgttcaggaacattGCCTGTATGGGGTCATGTGTGAATAGGAGCAGGGGTTAAAATTCCGGGAAATCTGTACCGCCAATTTCACACCTCAAGACCAGAGATTAAGGAACTGGATGTGATGCTAACGGATGCCACGAAGCCACACCGCAGGATTTCAAATCAACACCAACTCTACCTGGCATCAGAGAAGATGCCTAAGACAGACAGGGTCCTTACCTCACTTCTACTACCCCCAATATGCCTGTTCTTTCTCTTATTGGGCATTCACCTACTGCCTCATACAGGGGCCCCCATCATTGCCCAGAAGCAGGCTCTTTTTCATGTTCGTATTCCTTTTAAGATATGTAGTAGAATGAACAAGATGCACTCAATAAATTCTGGAAATTGATCATATTTGATATTAATTCCTTGTCACCCCCAGTCTTCAGCCCCATCACGAAAAAGTTTTAATTGTCACAGAAAGCTTTTAACACAGTAAATATAGCTTTATTAAACATCAGGTCTGTGTACCCACAAATGTTCAATAAAAGTGACCACTAGCTAATTATTCATTCAGGCTTTCTCTTCCACACTCGCCCTATGCAAAGCActtgccttgttgttgaaaggacCTATTTTGCCTGTGTTCATTGCAGTTTCTTAAACTTTCACAAGGTGGGGCACTCGCCCTGAATATTGTAGAGGTTATTTACAGCgatgcttgtttttttcagcGTCATAAGAAGTATTAAACATTTCTGATGCAGTTGAACATCTAAAGCAGGATTATAGGCTGCACCTTCAATGTAATAAATGAATTCCTactatgtgtatatatagctcaaatgttattttacataaaacgTTATGAGGGTTTCCTTTTTAATATGATgactgtgtatgtacagtatgtactgtatgttaaatGTACAGgttctcttttgttttgatggGTATAATTTTAATCAATGAGAGGTAACTTAAATTGAAAAAGCATCTTCTGTCCCAATTTTTGAAACTGAGGAAAATCTTTTGCAGCAAAGGTTTTTCATGAACTTTTAAACTACAGTGCCTGAATGACATTGTCTTTATTTGTCCAGCACATACTGCACATGTTATTTAGCTCATTAATGTTTACTCTATGAACTACACAGCACTTTGCCTTCTGTGATACTGATGGTGGATAAACTGGTACTGTTTTTTACTCATGACTGTATGAAGCAACTCCATGAATGCAGGAACAGAAAGTTCTTGGTGATAAGTTACAAACATAGGGTTAGTTATCACTGTCctgagtatgtttgtgtgtcaaagttCATCGTCATCCCAAGTTTTGTCTTGATCTGACTTGTAGCTAACGGCAAACATAAAACCACCTTTGCCGCAATTTTCAGGAAtgtctcttgtttgtgtgtacagtatttatcCTGCACAGTGCTCCAAGTTGCACTGCTCAAAGAAAtagtgacacaaaacaaaacttatCATGACTGCACACATGGCTTATCTATACCAGAAAACTTGCCTACCCCTCCCTCTTGATCAGCTGGTATACATGAAGGCTAACGTGTTATGGTAGATGAGCTGTAAGTTTGTACCTTGAGAGGGCTCGATGTTGCAGAGAAGACGCTGCTCTAGGGAGGTTGTGAATAATTGCTTCTCTGTTTCATCCTTTAGGAGGAAGCCCTGTCTGATCCTGACAGATGTCCTGAAGACAGAACAAGGCAAGGCTTATATGGAAAAGATGAAACGGAGTCATACGTTGAGGAATAAAGGACAAGTGTCAAGTACATGGAGGGAGAGTGGTCGGTACAGAGAGGAACCCCTGatctgcagagacacaaggTTGACTCAGAGGGAGGCCAGGAACGATAATAACAAGAGCGCAACCTCTAAACGCAACCAGAAGACCACCTCCTCACCCTCGCAAAGGTAGGAAGTCCATgttaaaggattttttttgctttcttgaacattgataccactgtcatatctTTCcgataaatataaagctacgTCAAgtagctgcttagcttagcataacaaatacaaattacaaGTTGCTGTTTTAAGGTTGGTAATGTGCCAGACTATTCTTTGCCCGGGAGCAATGACTTCCTAGAGTTTTGTTGTCGCCTTaaggttgctaggcaaccagcaGAAGGGACTGCATTTGGCGAAGAAATAGTCCAAGATATAACCCCACTTCTGTACTTTTCTTTCACACCAACAATTCCTCATTAATGGATGATGTGTCCATACGTGGCAGCCTATTTATTCCGGTGAGAGCTGCTCACCcactgcatttttaaaacattttctcccaTTTTGGTGTTAAAAACACACGTGTATTTAGTGTCTTTCTGTGGCTGACTGCCTGCATCCATGAATGACACCAAAATCATATTTTGATAATGCTACTAGTGTTATTTTTGCTTTGAATTGTCATATTGTCAATTGTTGAATGttgcagtaataataataatcccatAGACAGACAGTTGcagaagagaaagggaaacTGGGTCCGAAAATTGGACTCACTTATATGAAAACCTTGTCGGGTCATTTTGTTCTAGAAAGTGCGTTTTCAGTGtgggctctctctctgtctttcatatGAGGCTGTACTGGTAtttgctaaaaagaaaaagaaaatagacttAATTTCAAAAGTCAGGATAGTGTGGTGGCTTTTCACATAGACATGTTAATAATGAATAGTAGGAGGTTTtctttattaatgttaattattaaGCAACTTTGTGGCAATTTGAGGCAGTTTGTGATTTGTGctattgggctgtataaatagaATTGACTTGACTATTCGGGTAATTTCTTCGACTTGTTTTCGATTAGTTTAAGGAGAAATTACCTTTTAATGGAGTTTGTCTCGGCCAGCTGCATCCACGACTCTCTGTATTTTCCAGGCAGAAAATGTGGTTATTGTATTTGGAATAATACCACATAGAAGGATGTCACAGCTTGAGATTCCAGTTCAaatctgtgtttctgcatttgttttttatgtgtttagTCTCTGATGGATTATGTACAAGTTTAGTACGTAAAGGTCCTGGGACTAACTTTTACACTGCTTCATGTAGCTTTGCTAAAAAAGAGAATAATGTACACGACATAATCATAACATGGTGTTAATTCTTTCATGTCTTCTGGTCAAGACTCAGGAGAAGGTTGCAATATGTTGATGACGAAGgggacaaagaagaaaacaaagatattGAGGAGGTGATAATAGGCACGGACAACGGAGAGGACTTCTCTGAAGTCGTAGGTTTGTAAACCTGAACaaattcagacacacacagtttttcctTTGTACGTGGCTGGGTTACTCTGATGCTGGTTTTGGTTGAAGCTTTGACCTTATCAGTTATCTTACACCGTCATAAGCATCACACTTGCATTTTCCTGCTTTCCCCAGACCTTCTCTCAGATGTCCTTTTTAATTTAAGGGTTGTTTCAATGTGAAAGgttcattgatttttttcacCTTCTTATatgttctgtaaaataaaacacatggcAGAATTTACTCCGCTTTTTACAAGCATATCTCAGTTCATAATTTAGCCatttccttgtctttttttcttgttgtagTAGTCATGTTGTcagactgtactgtatgtgtttatattagCATGATAGGTTGATTAGTGTTTCTGTCTCATACAGATTGTGGTTTGTCAGTGTGCTGGGAGCCTGCTGAGGATACAGGAAGTTGTGATGAGTTCTCTCCAGCTAGCATCAAGGACGGGTGGACTGATCCAGAAAAAGAAGTAGAACACAGTTTGGTGAGTGCCGTACAGGGTCACAGAGAAAGCTTCAAAGGAAGGAGTGAGTAAACTTTATCCAAACATAACCCATTCCTACAaaagtcataaaacaaaagcccagacacacacctccattatgtaaatgtgttacaTACATTATGTCTTACAGCTCAACAATGCTCTATTCTGTGTTGTAGCAGCATGCATTGTCTGGTGAACTCAACACCAAAACTGCTGTATTCTGTCTcaacagaagaggaaaagaaaggatgCAGGGTCGCGGTGCAATGGAACAGACGGGGCCAAACGCAACCGTGAGAGTGTGCTTCGCCTCACTGGAGAAGACGGAAGAGATGGAGGACCAGCCCCGACAGGTATTTGTCTGGAAGAAAGTGGAGAAGACGGAGATTTGGAGAGCCTGGACCGCACCATTGTACAGTTCACGGTGGGAGCAGATGATCGAACAGAGGTTCTGGTCCCAATCATCAGTCCTAATTTGGAGGCCAAAGACTTTATTGGTACCCCCAGACAAAGTCCATCGTCCTGCCAGGACAACACAACCAATTCCCGCCCTTCTGAACCTAGTGAGTACACCAACACAGGATGAGTTTTGCCAGATAATCTTCTAACCCTGGAAGCTTCAGCTGATGaatttttgtttgaatttatCTACGAGGAAACTCAGGAAACCGTTGCTCAGGTAGCTTGCCTGTAATGCCATTTTGCAGGCTGTGTGTTTGAGCCTTATCTGTGCATATACAAAACCCCAGAGAGCATCTGATTTTGAAGCTAAGCACTTATCTTGTGGCGACTGTTCTTAAACTGGCTCTAGAGAACACTAGAAGAACAGGCTTAAAATTGTCTTCTACATTGTCATGTAGCTAATGCACCAGGGCTCACAGGCACATCATTATACAGAATATTGctcttattttgtccatcccTTTTTATACGAGGtagactaaataacagaaataccTCTATGCATAATGCAATATAGTTCAACAGACCATCCTCCAACATGgtcataaagttgaatcaataCCTCTCTAagacagtttcaacaaaaactgaacactatAATCTTCATGtaagatttattgcaggactgttgaattagactgcattagttttagctaggtgtacctaacaAGCTGACATCTGAGTGCCGCATGACTCAGGCATCTTGTTTCTGACATTGGCCAGTATCTTTTGTAAGTTATTGGGGTAGTTTGTcctgaaaaaaaatacatatacatatatatttatgtgttctTCATGCTTGTATTTCAGTTGTGCTGtccagtgatgatgaggagagcGGTGACGTTCCTCAACACTGCAGCCCAGCAGTCCATACACTGGTCACTGTGGAAGACTCTGTAATACAGGGACAATCCCCACGGGAAGCTGTGGCCAAACAGCAAGAAGCTTCTGACATACATGACATGGAGGTTGGCAGAATGTGTTCCTGTATTATATTATGATTCACACATTTCATAAAAGATCAAGAATGTTCCTGTGTGACAATTTAGTCTTGTGTCTGACTCAATGAGTGTAGAGCAGAAATGGATCTTTGAAGAAAATTCAATTATTCTACTCGTTAATTGTTTTTACCACTATggttggatttaaaaaaatcacttgACTGTAGAGATTTACCACAAACTCTAAAAGATGAACCAAAATAAGATACATTTAAAGATTATCATGCTGGTTTGCAGGATAGTGCCCCCCAGAACCCCACATTTTATCCCCAGTTTGAACAgttaatgttttaaaacttAGCTGTATTTGAAAAAGCATGTTGCTGTAAGGGCAGGGGCAGAGGCGCCTGCAATCACAGAAGCTTGAGCTAACACTACATACAAGCTTCATTTTACACTGAGTTCGGCAAAAGACAACCAAGTTATCCACTGTAATaacttgttttaatttgttttaatcagaGTTGTCCGCATGATTTTTACTCCCCATTTCTTCTCATGCTAACAAGATAGCTAACAAGAGAAAATGTAGCAGCGTGCATTGCTGACAACTGCAATGTCATTCTCGATACTACCACTAGATGGTGCCAAAGTAAGGGTTTTTCAATTCCTACACACAGTTGctttaaaatattgaatttgtTTCAACCATATTGCTTGACCTTACTGATCGGTCTCATTGTAATGTGGGGGTTAATATACTGTTATTGTGTACCTGCGTTATTGTGCTGATCTACCACCCTGTTTGCACCATTTTCTcgtaactgtgtgtgtatgtatgtttgtgtgttgcaggtgtTGCGTGTAGTTGTAGATCTCCCTGGTCCAGTTTCTCTCGTCCCCAGTGTTGCCTGCTCCTGTATGGGCGTGGCCTTCTCCACCCTGCACTGTGGAGGTTACCAAGGGAAAGCAAATGGAGACATGTTGGTAAGCTGTGTACAccacaaatacatgcatgttGCTGATGGTATCACATTCAGTAATCATATCACATTTCATGGACATGAAGTGTAACATATTTTTACTCTCCTTTCACAGATAGCAAACCAAAAAATCATCATCCCACTGAAAGGTAATGCTGTGAATAGTTTTTAATCTTTGTATCACAGTTTGTGTCCTGTCTGCGATCTTTAGTCTGGGTTGTATAAACTCAGATCCCACAGGAACACATCTCCCCTATTTTTGGTCATGCTGTCTGCACACCATCCACTCCCAGCTTAGCGGTCTATTTCAGAtgctaaagtgtgtgtgtgtttgtgtgtgtgttaatggatTAGACCCTAGTGGCCCTAGTGCACTTTCACCTCTAAGCCTGTGAAATATCCCCTTCAGGGAACTACGGTGGTTATTCCTTGAGACTTGATCTTGGccatgtgtgtgtaagaaatacatttgttaaacTAAATCAGTTGCATATCAGTTTTGTACAACATTGTGGACAAACTGTGTAACGTTCTTGAgtagatacattttctgtcaagtACAAGTTTGTTTCTGAAAAACGAATACTACTACGAATAATACTAACCTTGAGTGAAAGAAGGCCTGAGTACTTTAGCCttgagaatcagaatcagaaactgtttattgccaagtaacatacattataaGGAATTTGCTGAGCCTAGCCTTCAGAAAGTTTCACAAGGATTTACAGGATGTAGTCCGTCAAGCAATCCAACATTTCTTTGCACAGCcatattgatatttttagcctctgtctgtctgtctgtctttcgaTTGGTTGGTCGTTCCACCTCTTTGGCCCAGACTGAAGTATCTAAAAAATTTTAAGGTTGAAACAGGGTTCACTGCGCAACCCGAAGCAATATGCAGCTGAATCAGGTGCAGGTTCAGTTTGAGGACAGCAAACCTCCAAGGGAATAACAGAGACTGGAGCacacactgattgatttgcagCCTGTAAGTGTGCAAAgagagctgtcaatcaatcatTGTGCGTTAGTCTCTGTTATTCCCgtggaaatatctcaaaaacgattggatggattgccatttaAATTctgtacagacgttcatgttccccagaggatgaatcctaattcAGGTCGTACATTTTGgttgcaaaactaatgacattcccatcagcctcagttgtacttggTGTTTAGTGCTAACTGGCgttaacaggctaaactaagatgcttaacatggtaaatattacctgctaaacatcagcatcttaagctaagttcagcctcacagatctgctagcatgactgtagactcttagtcttcttttgttttagatctgaaacatgttttctaTTTCAGCAAAGTAAGAAGAAAGTAATAAAGTCATCAACAGATGATGGCCCTGTTCACAGCTATAAGCTCATTCATATTCCAGGGTGCTGCGCCAGAGCAGGAAAACTTCCTTTGGTTATGGAAGTTGTTTGAATGCTTTTACTGCTATGCTAGGGGAAAACGCAAGGCTGTTGAGTGTGGTAAAGATAAAGAAGCAACAGTGTTCATCATTTGATACCAGCACTGCAAGTTGCTAAGCTAACCTGACCTCTTCTTGTCCCCAGACACTAGTGGACAGGTGGAGATGATGTTGACCTTTGAGCGTAAAGAGCTGAGGAGGTACAGTATTTGGGAAAAGCAGGAACTGGAGGCCCTGGAGCTTCACTTTAAGGGCGAGGAGGAGCCTTCCCCTGCTGCTGTCCTCCTGTTATGTGTGTcagaaactgctgcagctgccgtACAGCGGGACCTCCTCAAGCTGCGTGTCAAACAAGATGAAAGCGCGAACACTGGTGAGACCACTGGAAGACTCACACTGTAGATACAACTTCAGAGTACACTTGGAGCaaatttacaaatgtttttgtttcatattcCTGATATACTTCTCAGTTTTGTTatgattttctattttaataGACAAGGCGAGCCCCTTCATCCTGCTGACTCTGAGAGATGCTCTGGAGGGAATGGAGGGGGCTTTATTGCGCTCCTTCCTGGACATTGACTGTCTCAACAGTCTTGCAGCTGAAAAATCCTGTGCTCCCAATGGTGCAGACATAGTTCCTGGTTTGGAAGACATCCAcactcctcttctttctctggaTGATTGCATAGAGCTGATTAGAAGAACTGGACTTGACTCTcacctgctgtctctgctgggTCTTGAGAACACTGACCCTAAACCTAACACGGACCAGGATGGTCCGCATTCTgatgcagacaaaaacatcacgCAACACATACAACTGCAGGTTGATTTCCAGCAAGAGACACCACTggagctggagacagagacagaacgAGACACAGGGACACAACTCAAACCAGAGGAGGAtcagaaagaacagaaagagcTTGAACGTCCCTCTGAGGTAAGTTGTTCGCAACACTTTTGGCTTGTTGTCCCGTAAAACATAGCAGTATCTACCTCATCAGTCCCAAAAAAGTACAATTGTGCTAATTCACAAGgacaaaatgcatgaaaaaacaAGCATCTGTCATTTGCAGAAaggtttttttcttatttcatttcctgtttatcACCACCACTACGATTAATTTTGTGTCCCCTTGTGGAGGTCCTGACCCCCTGTTTGGGAAACACAGGTCTCTGTAATGATTACAGTGTAAGTTTTGCTCCTATGGTATAACTTTTCTCCCacagaagagaaaggaggaacCCACTCCTGCATACACACTGTGCCATCGTAGAACCAAAGGATCCTACTCCGTGTCCCTGTGTAAACTAGACTCCAGCTGGACTAAATATAAACATCAGGGCCTGGCTCATAGGCAAGTAACCTACATTATTCCATATGCAGCCTCTCATGCAGCCTGACTCAGCAGGGGTTGGCATGTGACCAGTGCAGTTCACTCTgaggaataaaaatataattagaATTAGGGATGCACTGATCCAAGGTTTTCTCTCTGGACAGATTTAAAAATTGAGATCATTTTCATGTAAGAGGAGACCAGGGAAAACTTTACCCAACTGtgactgaataaatgaatgatagATGCAGTGGTGGACAGTAACGAAGCTCAATTACTGTGAacatgacaacattatggaaaggagcCCTACAGCCCTACCTTTTTGTGAAAGAGTAAGATTCAATGCATCCCTAATAAAAGATATTGTAACTATTAAAGTCTACCTACCACTGCAGATGATCAGGTTCAAATCTATGGTTGCTCTGTGCTACTAGTACTGGTGTGACCTGTCATCTACTGTCACTGTCAAACTGGgtcattcttctttcttccacctctgcttaGGTTGATCCAGTTTCCTCCTCCGCCATTGAAAGGAGGAATAACTGTCACAATGGAGGACCTGCAGTGCCTTGACAGTGGGCAGTTCCTCAATGATGTAATCATTGATTTTTACCTCAAGTAAGGAACTTCAAATTTACTTAAGTTCCCAACACGTTTGTGGAGAAGAGATCCGGTTTTGAATTGATTGTGCTGATGATATGTTTTTTGACCCAGATACCTCCTCCAGAACgcttctgctgctgtggccGAGCGCTGCCACATCTTCAGCAGCTTCTTCTACAAGCAGCTCACACGGAGGGACAATGCCAGTGAAGGCAGCGCCAGTGACTCGTAAGTAATGCTGGCAAATAATTAACGAAACAAAAACGAGTTTGGGGATAGTTAGGAAGTAGAGCAGGTTAGcgttcctcctgtccacatgtcaaagtgtcgTTGGTCAAGACACTAAACACAAGAGACCGCTTTGGGGCTCCCCAGATACCTTGAGTGCTTGTTAGCCTGTGGATACTGTTCCTGTACCTGTCACGTTTGGCGAGACTCACTGCTTCTGCTGTTTGGTTCATAGTTGGACTTCTTGTAATATATCTTAGTGTTAATAATTGTTTTACATAGTAATctaaatatttgtattgtacGCTGTCAAACGAATATAGATAAGTACAGTCAACACAATTGttagaataaataaagtaaaacactCTGATTTCACAAGTTATCAGCTTAGTGTCACCATCAACTTATTTTGAGTTTAATGAATGAACATACTCTGTCGAGAAGGACGTTTGATATATTTGGTATATATTTGGTCTGGTAagtgtttgtgcgtgtgagGACGTGTGAAACATTGTTAAAACTTGTGTccctgctttttatttttgtgtgcacacagctgTCAGAGGCAGAGGCGGCACCAGCGGGTGAAGACCTGGACCCGCCATGTGGACATCTTCAAAAaggacttcctgtttgtgcCTGTCAATCAGGAGTGAGTTAAATACGTCAAGACGTGTATTGTAAAGAGGTGTTTTGGTGTATGACATTACACATCACGTTGCTCTGTTGTCTGTTTAGGGCTCATTGGTATTTAGTTGTCATTTGC
This window of the Enoplosus armatus isolate fEnoArm2 chromosome 11, fEnoArm2.hap1, whole genome shotgun sequence genome carries:
- the LOC139292266 gene encoding sentrin-specific protease 7 → MMERRRALTIPFTVDKDNLMDNPLTIPMPCLSSECGKLERQVSWTAFAGCKLRHRDSQHKNGSMLFDAAMDPLEMVRRKPCLILTDVLKTEQGKAYMEKMKRSHTLRNKGQVSSTWRESGRYREEPLICRDTRLTQREARNDNNKSATSKRNQKTTSSPSQRLRRRLQYVDDEGDKEENKDIEEVIIGTDNGEDFSEVVDCGLSVCWEPAEDTGSCDEFSPASIKDGWTDPEKEVEHSLKRKRKDAGSRCNGTDGAKRNRESVLRLTGEDGRDGGPAPTGICLEESGEDGDLESLDRTIVQFTVGADDRTEVLVPIISPNLEAKDFIGTPRQSPSSCQDNTTNSRPSEPIVLSSDDEESGDVPQHCSPAVHTLVTVEDSVIQGQSPREAVAKQQEASDIHDMEVLRVVVDLPGPVSLVPSVACSCMGVAFSTLHCGGYQGKANGDMLIANQKIIIPLKDTSGQVEMMLTFERKELRRYSIWEKQELEALELHFKGEEEPSPAAVLLLCVSETAAAAVQRDLLKLRVKQDESANTDKASPFILLTLRDALEGMEGALLRSFLDIDCLNSLAAEKSCAPNGADIVPGLEDIHTPLLSLDDCIELIRRTGLDSHLLSLLGLENTDPKPNTDQDGPHSDADKNITQHIQLQVDFQQETPLELETETERDTGTQLKPEEDQKEQKELERPSEKRKEEPTPAYTLCHRRTKGSYSVSLCKLDSSWTKYKHQGLAHRLIQFPPPPLKGGITVTMEDLQCLDSGQFLNDVIIDFYLKYLLQNASAAVAERCHIFSSFFYKQLTRRDNASEGSASDSCQRQRRHQRVKTWTRHVDIFKKDFLFVPVNQEAHWYLVVICFPGLDEPKSETWNGPNSETRKSHDGTAELQDQEVAQGSKSPNDNTETPPAPTTLDHSDNVGTETENTQEESTKDPPPGPVNCTQLTCQKKTVCKRPCILIMDSLKLSLHERVFKLLRDYLQSEWEVRRGSSRDFSPDQMQSSHCQVPLQDNSSDCGLYLLQYVESFLKDPVLQFDLPLRLERWFPRQQVRRKRDEIRDLVLNLYRHQNLDSNR